In Cucurbita pepo subsp. pepo cultivar mu-cu-16 chromosome LG10, ASM280686v2, whole genome shotgun sequence, the DNA window aaatttgtttaatattcaaattctaaatGAAAGGGACGAAATCTTTTGTTATGGAAAAGGGATTTTATTGTGatgaattataaatattaattatatttattaccTAATTAGCATTCAAAATTCaacatggtttttttttaatcctatGTTAATATCACCTCTTCACAAAACCAAAATTCCACCAAAATCAAGATTATTGAGTAAATTATATCCTCACACTCTCCAATacatgaatttgaatttgaatttgaatttgaatttgaatttcactACCTTCCCATCTGATCCCACCGATTCCTTTTCAAAATTCGAAACGGAAACCGATCAATgattcttctctttcaattgAATCTCTAAATTCCCTGAAGAACAGGGGTGGTGTTTGATGATCTTCACTGAATCCTGCGTCTTACCCAGATGAATTTTGAGATAGAAGTTCAAGAAAAGCAGCAAAATGGCGCCGTTGAGCACAGAATTGAAAACCCAAGCCCCAATTCCGTTGCACCCACCTTTCATGAAGTGCAGCATCAACACCCCCACATGGCAGGCTAAATTGCAACCCAACAGAACGAATTGACAGTTTACCACAAAAGGGAAACAGGCTCTTCGTAATCCAATGGCCGTCCAGAATCTATACCCGTAAACCACCGCGTACACGAGCGAGGTCGAGAGGATAGCCAAAACCTGGAACGACTGAGAAAATTCGAGCCAGAGAAATGACATAAACGTCGAAATCGAGTGGTTGAAGAGCTGGAAGAAGGACAGTCTCCG includes these proteins:
- the LOC111804017 gene encoding elongation of fatty acids protein 3-like, with product MSIHDLVYWLSEHPSIVGFRWSHTHSWGSTWSFLFSSIAFYIAFAIVVHLFLSLLLSPDRTVPLGPIPAIHCLSMALISTLISAGILLSSVAEIRDTRWFWRRSKTPFQWLLCFPLGTRPSGRVFFWSYIYYLSRFFHMFRTIFTIFGHRRLSFFQLFNHSISTFMSFLWLEFSQSFQVLAILSTSLVYAVVYGYRFWTAIGLRRACFPFVVNCQFVLLGCNLACHVGVLMLHFMKGGCNGIGAWVFNSVLNGAILLLFLNFYLKIHLGKTQDSVKIIKHHPCSSGNLEIQLKEKNH